Proteins from a genomic interval of Schistocerca piceifrons isolate TAMUIC-IGC-003096 chromosome 3, iqSchPice1.1, whole genome shotgun sequence:
- the LOC124788610 gene encoding pollen-specific leucine-rich repeat extensin-like protein 3 produces MPPPHSRHVAPTAGTPPPQPARRPHSRHAAPTAGTPPPTADTPPPTADTPPPPTADTPPPPHSRHAPAPHSRHAPAPTADTPPPPQPTRPRPHSRHAPAPHSRHAPAPPQPTRTRAPTADTHPPPTVKTLTPKVKTPPK; encoded by the coding sequence ATGCCGCCCCCCCACAGCCGGCACGTCGCCCCCACAGCCGGCACGCCGCCCCCACAGCCGGCACGCCGCCCCCACAGCCGGCACGCCGCCCCCACAGCCGGCACGCCGCCCCCCACAGCCGACACGCCGCCCCCCACAGCCGACACGCCCCCGCCCCCCACAGCCGACACGCCCCCGCCCCCCCACAGCCGACACGCCCCCGCCCCCCACAGCCGACACGCCCCCGCCCCCACAGCCGACACGCCCCCGCCCCCACAGCCGACACGCCCCCGCCCCCACAGCCGACACGCACCCGCCCCCCACAGCCGACACGCACCCGCGCCCCCACAGCCGACACGCACCCGCGCCCCCACAGCCGACACGCACCCACCCCCCACAGTCAAGACCCTGACCCCCAAAGTAAAGACCCCCCCAAAGTAA